One window from the genome of Mucilaginibacter ginsenosidivorans encodes:
- a CDS encoding MotA/TolQ/ExbB proton channel family protein, whose product MMLLAQIVDTTHKLVDTAKNLPQVAAQDDLRFGDLLIKGGWIMLPIGLLAVLGLVIFFERYFTIRKAAKDESNLMSQVRTSILTGKLESAIAICRNSNSPLGRMLQKGLLRIGRPIKDIEGAIENIGKLEVSKLEKNINILGIIAGIAPMFGFLGTIYGVIKIFYDISKTDNISMGVISGGLYVKMVTSAAGLMVGIVAYVCYHILNMMVDKVILKLETDAIEFIDLLEEPSK is encoded by the coding sequence ATGATGCTATTAGCGCAAATAGTCGATACCACGCACAAATTGGTCGATACGGCTAAAAATTTACCACAAGTTGCAGCGCAGGACGATCTGCGGTTTGGCGATCTGCTGATCAAGGGCGGATGGATAATGCTGCCCATCGGTCTTTTGGCTGTGCTTGGCCTGGTCATATTTTTTGAACGCTATTTTACCATACGTAAGGCCGCTAAGGATGAGTCGAACCTGATGAGCCAGGTACGTACGAGTATACTCACGGGCAAACTGGAGTCGGCGATAGCTATTTGCCGCAACAGCAATTCGCCGCTGGGCCGTATGCTCCAAAAAGGTTTGCTTCGTATCGGCAGACCGATAAAGGATATCGAAGGAGCCATCGAGAATATTGGTAAACTGGAAGTATCCAAATTGGAAAAGAATATCAATATCCTGGGTATTATAGCCGGTATAGCGCCGATGTTCGGGTTTTTGGGAACGATTTACGGGGTCATCAAGATTTTTTATGACATATCCAAAACAGATAATATCAGTATGGGCGTTATATCCGGGGGGCTTTATGTAAAGATGGTGACCTCGGCCGCGGGCCTGATGGTAGGTATCGTAGCTTATGTATGCTACCACATTTTGAACATGATGGTGGATAAAGTTATATTGAAACTGGAGACCGACGCTATTGAATTTATCGACCTATTAGAAGAGCCAAGCAAATGA
- a CDS encoding ExbD/TolR family protein, which yields MNLRKRHNRIPAEVQTSAMNDIMFFLLLFFLIASAITNPNVIKLLLPKSSSGQAVSKKTISVTITQDLKYTVNNKPVKIEDMQATLMTYKQQTAELTIVLAVDRTVSIQNVVQIMDIAQKMNIKLVLATEPKG from the coding sequence ATGAACCTGAGAAAAAGACACAATAGGATACCGGCCGAAGTTCAAACCTCGGCGATGAACGATATCATGTTCTTCCTGCTGCTTTTTTTCCTCATCGCTTCGGCTATAACCAACCCTAACGTAATTAAGCTATTGTTGCCGAAATCGTCCTCGGGGCAGGCAGTATCGAAAAAGACAATCTCGGTAACCATAACGCAGGACCTGAAATATACGGTTAACAACAAGCCCGTTAAAATAGAAGATATGCAGGCTACCCTGATGACGTACAAACAACAGACCGCGGAATTGACGATCGTTTTGGCCGTCGACCGCACCGTTTCGATACAGAACGTGGTGCAGATAATGGACATAGCGCAAAAAATGAATATCAAACTGGTTTTGGCAACGGAACCCAAGGGGTGA
- a CDS encoding energy transducer TonB, translating to MEYQQQEENNYPKAFLATGIIMAVLMAMCYFIVFTSPPPPEMGTGGILVNYGTTDEGMGSDYMSTEEPSKAEKPNHTKPTKITETQPTPQKAVEQQSDKKVVTQNTEDAPEVNSNPKAHSTAVATQPVTKPAKPTLNQNALYKGKSTGGAGEGDGTTNTPGNQGKPTGSTLANNYNGTGSGNGGNLRMDQRSFVSSPKVEDNHRSTGKIVVEIHVDKQGNVISAKAGAKGTTISDYDLFQRCENAVRNAKLNALDTAPDTQIGFVTFVFKVQ from the coding sequence ATGGAATATCAGCAACAGGAGGAAAATAATTACCCTAAAGCGTTTCTGGCTACGGGCATTATTATGGCCGTACTGATGGCGATGTGCTATTTTATTGTATTCACCAGTCCGCCGCCGCCCGAGATGGGAACAGGGGGCATATTGGTTAACTACGGCACTACCGACGAAGGTATGGGCAGCGATTACATGAGTACCGAAGAGCCTTCAAAAGCCGAAAAACCGAATCATACCAAGCCCACTAAAATAACCGAAACGCAGCCCACGCCCCAGAAAGCGGTTGAGCAGCAAAGCGATAAAAAGGTGGTTACGCAAAATACCGAGGATGCGCCGGAGGTGAACAGCAACCCCAAAGCGCATAGCACGGCGGTAGCTACACAGCCTGTTACCAAGCCGGCCAAACCCACACTTAACCAAAACGCGCTTTACAAAGGCAAAAGCACGGGCGGCGCGGGCGAAGGTGACGGTACCACGAACACCCCGGGCAACCAGGGCAAGCCAACAGGATCAACGCTGGCAAATAATTATAATGGCACCGGATCGGGCAATGGCGGTAACCTGCGGATGGACCAGCGTAGCTTCGTCTCGAGCCCAAAGGTAGAAGATAACCACCGCAGCACAGGCAAGATAGTGGTAGAAATACACGTGGACAAACAGGGTAACGTCATATCGGCGAAAGCGGGGGCAAAAGGCACTACGATAAGCGATTATGACCTGTTCCAGCGATGTGAGAACGCTGTTAGGAATGCCAAGCTGAACGCCCTTGACACTGCCCCCGACACACAAATTGGGTTTGTTACCTTTGTTTTCAAAGTGCAATAA
- a CDS encoding bifunctional folylpolyglutamate synthase/dihydrofolate synthase produces the protein MDYKATLDYLYSQLPMFTRDGASAFKKDLTNTLEMCERLGNPQHQFKSVHVGGTNGKGSTSHMLAAILQTAGYKTGLYTSPHLKDFRERIRINGDMISEQHVVDFVAGHKTDFEEIKPSFFEMTVAMAFDAFAKESVDIAVIEVGLGGRLDSTNVITPLLSVITNIGWDHVNMLGDTLQLIAGEKAGIIKPGVPVIIGEYQSEVADVFTTKAELENAPIAFASALWDIRETTVEKPGLDSIKEKLDFVIVKSDSPLMNYHLQLDLPGTYQLKNVKAVLSAVGELRHQGFVITDEHTREALRQVKTLTGLHGRWEVLNHHPLTICDTGHNPEGITEVLKNIRSVDYHRLHFVMGVVNDKDISKILAMLPGDAIYYFCKPDIPRGLEAEILKQKAESFGLQGKTYPSVLTAFNAARANAGEDDLVFAGGSTFVVAEVV, from the coding sequence ATGGACTACAAAGCCACCCTCGATTACCTCTACAGCCAGCTCCCGATGTTCACCCGGGATGGCGCGTCGGCATTTAAAAAGGACCTGACCAATACCCTGGAGATGTGTGAGCGGCTCGGCAATCCTCAGCATCAATTCAAAAGCGTTCATGTCGGCGGTACCAATGGTAAGGGCTCGACATCGCACATGCTGGCGGCGATATTGCAGACGGCAGGTTACAAAACCGGGCTTTACACATCGCCTCATTTAAAGGATTTTAGGGAACGTATCCGCATCAATGGCGATATGATCAGCGAGCAGCATGTGGTTGATTTTGTGGCTGGTCATAAAACCGATTTTGAGGAGATAAAACCATCCTTTTTTGAGATGACCGTAGCCATGGCCTTTGATGCCTTCGCCAAGGAGAGTGTTGATATTGCTGTTATTGAGGTTGGATTAGGCGGAAGGCTGGATTCGACCAATGTAATAACGCCTTTGCTTTCGGTTATAACCAATATCGGATGGGACCATGTTAATATGCTTGGCGATACGCTGCAACTGATAGCAGGGGAAAAGGCAGGAATTATTAAACCTGGTGTACCGGTTATCATAGGAGAATACCAGTCCGAGGTTGCCGATGTTTTTACAACTAAGGCCGAACTGGAAAATGCCCCCATCGCTTTTGCTTCCGCGCTTTGGGATATCAGGGAAACTACCGTTGAAAAGCCGGGGCTGGACAGCATTAAAGAAAAGTTGGATTTTGTGATAGTCAAAAGCGATTCACCGCTGATGAATTATCATTTGCAACTTGATCTGCCGGGGACCTACCAGCTTAAAAATGTAAAAGCAGTTTTGTCGGCAGTAGGGGAATTGAGACACCAGGGCTTTGTTATTACAGATGAACATACCAGGGAGGCGCTGCGGCAAGTTAAAACGCTGACGGGTTTACACGGACGCTGGGAAGTGCTGAACCACCACCCACTAACAATTTGCGATACCGGCCATAATCCCGAAGGTATTACCGAGGTGCTGAAAAATATCCGCAGCGTTGATTACCATCGTCTTCATTTTGTGATGGGCGTGGTAAACGATAAGGACATTAGCAAAATACTGGCTATGCTGCCCGGTGATGCGATTTACTACTTCTGTAAACCAGACATTCCGCGCGGATTGGAAGCGGAGATACTCAAGCAGAAAGCAGAGAGCTTCGGGTTGCAGGGTAAAACTTATCCGTCTGTTTTAACGGCGTTTAATGCGGCACGGGCCAATGCCGGCGAAGACGACCTGGTATTTGCCGGCGGAAGTACCTTTGTGGTAGCCGAAGTAGTTTGA
- a CDS encoding rhodanese-like domain-containing protein — MKSNLLKPFLPSILLILLSITSKAQVSKDPNVLLGLKTPWTSSELIEPSALAADLKTNSTTTPLIYNIGAVENIKGARHIGSASNAENLEKLRSTVKDLPKNTTIVIYCGCCPFSKCPNVSPAYLELKKLGFSNIKVLDLATNLKTDWIDKGYPLGK, encoded by the coding sequence ATGAAAAGCAATCTTTTAAAACCGTTTTTACCTTCTATCCTACTGATCTTATTAAGTATTACATCAAAAGCACAGGTTTCTAAAGACCCCAATGTTTTATTAGGCTTGAAGACCCCCTGGACAAGCAGCGAATTGATAGAACCATCTGCATTAGCTGCCGATCTGAAGACCAACAGCACCACAACTCCGCTGATATATAATATAGGTGCAGTGGAAAATATTAAAGGTGCCAGGCATATCGGTTCGGCAAGTAATGCCGAAAACCTGGAAAAATTGAGAAGTACGGTGAAGGACCTGCCCAAAAATACGACTATCGTGATCTATTGCGGTTGCTGTCCTTTTTCGAAGTGCCCCAATGTAAGCCCGGCATACCTTGAGCTGAAAAAGCTTGGATTTTCAAATATTAAAGTGCTCGACCTGGCGACTAACCTGAAGACCGACTGGATAGATAAAGGTTACCCGCTTGGAAAATAG
- a CDS encoding lipocalin-like domain-containing protein: MKTRLILSFFLLMCSFVQAQNKMMKQSFAGTYTLLVVDNIRPDGSRVHLYGENPKGMLILDAAGNYSLQILSANRVKFGSADKSKGTDEENRQAVQGSNSHFGRYVLDSPKHTITFMIDHASFPNWEGTRQVRPFEFDGKVFKYTVPSPTTGGAATGEVIWEKQ, translated from the coding sequence ATGAAAACGAGATTGATTTTAAGCTTTTTCCTGCTGATGTGCAGCTTTGTACAAGCACAAAACAAAATGATGAAACAGAGCTTTGCGGGCACTTATACCTTGCTTGTGGTTGATAATATAAGGCCCGATGGCAGCAGGGTACATCTTTACGGCGAAAACCCAAAAGGTATGCTGATACTTGATGCGGCCGGCAATTACAGCCTGCAAATATTAAGCGCGAACCGGGTAAAATTTGGATCGGCTGATAAAAGCAAGGGAACAGACGAAGAAAACCGCCAGGCGGTACAAGGAAGTAATTCCCATTTTGGAAGATACGTGTTAGATAGCCCGAAACACACTATTACATTTATGATCGACCATGCTTCGTTCCCCAATTGGGAAGGAACCAGGCAAGTAAGGCCATTTGAGTTTGACGGTAAGGTTTTTAAATACACTGTTCCGTCACCAACAACCGGCGGAGCAGCGACCGGCGAAGTTATTTGGGAAAAGCAATAA
- a CDS encoding winged helix-turn-helix transcriptional regulator, with product MEKRTKHPEPKCGIDYAFQRIGGKYKGRILWRLRLGTLRYGELRRTVTGVTAKMLTQALRELEDDGLIERKVYVEVPPKVEYSLTGPGRELLPFLAQLRDWAKEQMLVNHIEALPGSFLK from the coding sequence ATGGAAAAAAGAACCAAACATCCGGAGCCAAAGTGCGGCATTGACTATGCTTTTCAGCGTATCGGCGGGAAATATAAAGGGAGAATTTTGTGGCGGCTCCGTTTGGGAACCCTGCGCTATGGTGAGTTGAGAAGAACAGTTACGGGTGTTACGGCCAAAATGCTTACGCAAGCGCTGAGAGAATTGGAAGACGATGGACTGATCGAAAGAAAAGTTTATGTTGAGGTTCCCCCGAAAGTTGAATATTCTTTAACCGGACCGGGCCGGGAATTGCTCCCTTTTTTGGCGCAATTAAGGGATTGGGCAAAAGAACAGATGCTGGTAAATCACATCGAGGCTTTGCCGGGCTCTTTTCTGAAATAG
- the mgrA gene encoding L-glyceraldehyde 3-phosphate reductase encodes MTWLPSSNRYKNMIYRRCGRSGIKLPAVSLGLWHNFGGVDVMDNFRKILHLAFDCGITHFDLANNYGPPPGSAEENFGILLKKDFRGYRDELIISSKAGYTMWDGPYGDWGSKKYLVSSLDQSLQRMGLDYVDIFYHHRPDPETPLEETMSALDLIVRQGKALYAGISNYPADEAAKAIAILKKLGTPCLIHQPKYSMFERWVEGGLMDVLEQEGVGCIPFSPLAQGLLTNKYLHGIPEDSRAAKSTGFLQVSQVTDERITQIRKLNDIALKRDQTLAQMALAWLLKDQRVTSVLIGASRPEQLADSLKCLDNIEFSSEELGQIEGILK; translated from the coding sequence ATGACCTGGCTTCCATCTTCCAACCGATACAAAAATATGATCTATCGCCGTTGCGGGCGCAGCGGCATAAAACTACCCGCAGTTTCGCTTGGGCTTTGGCACAACTTCGGCGGTGTGGATGTGATGGATAACTTTCGCAAGATATTACATCTTGCCTTTGACTGCGGCATCACCCATTTCGACTTGGCAAATAATTATGGTCCGCCCCCGGGTTCGGCCGAAGAAAATTTTGGTATACTGTTAAAAAAAGATTTCCGCGGCTATCGTGATGAGCTTATCATCTCAAGCAAGGCGGGCTATACCATGTGGGACGGCCCTTACGGCGACTGGGGTTCGAAAAAGTACCTGGTATCCAGTCTTGATCAAAGCCTGCAGCGTATGGGTTTGGATTATGTCGATATTTTTTATCACCACCGGCCCGATCCTGAAACGCCGCTTGAAGAAACGATGAGCGCGCTCGACCTGATCGTTCGCCAGGGAAAGGCATTATATGCGGGTATTTCCAATTACCCGGCTGATGAGGCCGCTAAAGCTATAGCCATATTGAAAAAGCTGGGAACGCCTTGTTTGATACATCAACCTAAATATTCCATGTTTGAGCGCTGGGTAGAAGGCGGTTTGATGGATGTACTGGAGCAGGAAGGTGTAGGTTGTATACCTTTTTCGCCATTGGCGCAGGGGTTATTAACGAACAAATACTTGCATGGAATTCCTGAAGACTCGCGCGCTGCAAAATCGACTGGGTTTTTGCAGGTGAGCCAGGTAACAGACGAAAGAATAACACAGATTAGAAAACTAAATGATATTGCCCTTAAACGCGATCAAACGTTAGCGCAGATGGCCCTGGCCTGGTTGCTGAAAGATCAGCGCGTGACTTCAGTATTAATTGGTGCAAGCCGCCCTGAACAGTTGGCAGATTCATTGAAATGTTTGGATAATATCGAATTTTCGTCGGAGGAGTTAGGGCAGATAGAAGGTATTCTGAAATAA
- a CDS encoding Gfo/Idh/MocA family protein, which produces MFLYVKDLLAKHVIGDVRTVQIRMWKSIKPDLVANSETNWRVNPELSGGGYFHDLAPHQLDLMLYFFGEPEKYHGFSLNQSNTYLADDHVCGEILFKNKVVVNGSWSFNVAESQSIDLCEIIGTAGKISFPFFGNFVTWENEQDKQTITFTHPEHIQQPMIEKIVAYFRGEGPNPCPIEEAVTLMKILDAFTGK; this is translated from the coding sequence ATGTTTCTTTATGTGAAGGACCTGCTGGCGAAGCATGTCATCGGCGACGTAAGGACCGTCCAGATCAGGATGTGGAAGAGCATAAAACCCGATCTGGTAGCCAACTCGGAAACTAACTGGCGGGTGAACCCTGAATTATCAGGCGGCGGGTATTTCCACGACCTGGCGCCCCACCAGCTTGACCTGATGCTTTACTTTTTTGGCGAACCGGAAAAATATCATGGATTCTCGTTAAATCAATCAAATACCTACCTTGCGGACGACCATGTTTGCGGCGAAATATTATTCAAAAACAAGGTGGTGGTCAACGGCTCATGGAGTTTTAATGTTGCCGAAAGCCAGTCCATTGATCTGTGCGAGATAATTGGTACTGCCGGAAAGATCAGCTTCCCATTCTTTGGTAATTTCGTAACCTGGGAAAATGAACAGGACAAGCAAACCATAACCTTCACTCATCCCGAGCATATTCAGCAGCCGATGATCGAGAAGATTGTTGCCTATTTCAGGGGCGAAGGACCGAACCCCTGCCCGATTGAAGAGGCGGTGACATTGATGAAAATATTGGATGCTTTCACGGGTAAATAA
- a CDS encoding DUF6496 domain-containing protein, which yields MAKYSEKAGEKVEKAMHEMHEGKLKSGKSGKKVTSRKQAIAIGLSEAREEGAKVPKKKSL from the coding sequence ATGGCAAAATATTCAGAAAAAGCAGGAGAAAAAGTTGAAAAAGCCATGCACGAAATGCATGAGGGCAAACTCAAAAGCGGCAAAAGCGGCAAAAAAGTGACCAGCCGCAAGCAAGCTATAGCGATCGGGCTTTCAGAGGCACGTGAAGAAGGTGCTAAGGTGCCGAAGAAGAAGAGTTTATAG
- a CDS encoding nucleoside phosphorylase: MNRISETDLILNADGSVYHLNLLPGDVAGTVITVGDPDRVGEVSKYFDHIELKKSKREFTTHTGTVGGKRLTVLSTGIGTDNIDIVMNELDALVNIDLSTRQPKKEIKSLDIVRIGTSGAIQADIPVDSLLVSEMAFGMDTLMHYYQQRLSAVEQQLINEFKAALPGIHPFTPYVASADRSLIGLLAKGLPQGITISAPGFYAPQGREVRAKLATAGLMEAIQRFSLGTQHITNLEMETAGIYGMASILGHRAISFNVILANRITQQFSMQPQQIIDASIRQVLERLTVLK, from the coding sequence ATGAACCGGATTTCTGAAACCGACCTGATACTTAACGCCGACGGCAGCGTTTATCACCTGAATTTATTGCCCGGCGATGTTGCCGGTACGGTAATAACCGTAGGCGACCCCGACCGGGTAGGAGAGGTAAGTAAATATTTTGATCATATCGAACTCAAAAAATCAAAACGCGAGTTTACCACACATACAGGTACTGTCGGTGGTAAACGGCTGACGGTACTGTCCACCGGTATCGGGACGGACAACATCGATATCGTGATGAACGAGCTTGATGCACTGGTAAACATCGATCTCTCAACCCGGCAGCCTAAAAAAGAAATAAAAAGCCTGGATATTGTCCGCATCGGAACATCAGGCGCCATACAGGCTGATATACCGGTGGATAGCCTGCTGGTTTCCGAAATGGCCTTCGGAATGGATACCCTGATGCATTATTATCAGCAAAGACTATCAGCCGTCGAACAACAGCTGATAAATGAATTTAAGGCAGCGTTACCAGGAATCCATCCCTTCACACCTTATGTTGCATCCGCCGACAGATCATTAATTGGTCTCCTTGCAAAAGGGCTTCCGCAAGGCATCACCATTAGCGCCCCCGGTTTTTATGCTCCGCAGGGAAGAGAGGTCAGGGCGAAACTCGCCACCGCCGGATTAATGGAGGCAATTCAAAGGTTTTCATTGGGCACCCAACATATCACAAATCTGGAAATGGAAACGGCCGGCATTTATGGCATGGCGTCCATTCTTGGGCACAGGGCCATCTCCTTTAATGTCATACTGGCCAACCGGATAACGCAACAATTCAGCATGCAGCCGCAGCAGATCATTGATGCTTCCATCCGCCAGGTATTGGAAAGATTGACCGTGCTGAAATAA
- a CDS encoding C39 family peptidase, whose product MKKRCLILSLFVFVLLFSACKKDSSKVVQKAQGVSLNKDLLTFSIDGQLIGSTIDTVRHEIHVVVSRNADMHKLAANFTLSPGTNAKMNNVTASTGSVIDFSQPVDFTLLSEDAKNSLNFKVYVSTDLQYFGVLGHVQAENSLDRGYNFYYDQFDGSQYQGINCGPTVSTMAIKWADSTFTKTPADARARIPESGGWWYTSDIQFYLAQNNINSAVDTLDNVAAVVKKSIDNGNLVIVCLDMFSVPLNEAVYQHVQKFYDTQSAGWGHFLLVKGYKQTDANFYLEIYDPYSNHNKYSVITNGQLKGQDRYYIDYSIKSATSVWWPYAIIVSPKGQTITSSKIKLNSLHKPVPVARGK is encoded by the coding sequence ATGAAAAAACGTTGCCTTATTCTGTCGCTTTTTGTCTTTGTTTTGCTTTTTTCTGCCTGCAAAAAAGACTCGTCAAAAGTAGTACAAAAGGCGCAAGGCGTTTCTTTAAACAAGGATCTCCTTACGTTTTCTATTGATGGTCAACTGATAGGCTCAACTATCGATACGGTCCGTCACGAGATACATGTTGTGGTATCCCGGAATGCGGACATGCATAAACTTGCAGCCAATTTTACGTTATCGCCCGGTACCAATGCGAAGATGAATAATGTCACTGCATCAACTGGCAGCGTTATTGATTTTTCTCAGCCTGTTGATTTTACGCTGCTTTCGGAAGATGCCAAAAATTCGCTCAATTTTAAAGTGTATGTAAGTACTGATCTGCAGTATTTTGGCGTACTGGGGCATGTACAGGCCGAAAACAGCCTCGATAGGGGATACAATTTTTATTACGACCAATTTGATGGCAGCCAGTACCAGGGTATCAATTGCGGCCCGACCGTGTCTACCATGGCCATTAAGTGGGCCGATTCAACTTTTACCAAAACCCCGGCTGATGCCCGCGCGAGGATACCCGAATCCGGCGGTTGGTGGTACACCAGCGATATACAGTTTTACCTGGCGCAAAATAATATCAATAGCGCAGTAGATACACTGGACAATGTAGCCGCCGTGGTTAAAAAAAGCATCGACAATGGTAACCTGGTGATCGTATGCCTTGATATGTTTAGCGTTCCCCTCAACGAAGCGGTTTATCAGCACGTTCAAAAATTTTATGATACGCAGTCGGCAGGCTGGGGGCACTTCCTGCTCGTTAAGGGATATAAGCAGACCGACGCTAATTTTTACCTTGAGATATACGATCCTTATTCGAACCACAACAAATACTCTGTTATAACCAACGGCCAACTGAAAGGCCAGGATCGTTATTACATCGATTACAGTATAAAATCTGCCACTTCTGTATGGTGGCCGTATGCTATCATCGTATCGCCAAAAGGGCAAACCATTACTTCTTCAAAAATTAAGCTCAACAGCCTGCATAAGCCGGTGCCTGTAGCCCGTGGCAAATGA
- a CDS encoding AI-2E family transporter produces MPLKNSAHPFYEKLALVLVGLTALGYLVILGKDFIDPLIFGFLFSILLLPIADFFEKKIRLPRSAASFLAIIAMVAFIGGIIYLVGSQIARLADDWPMLKKQVSGSIEDMQGWIQGTFHVNMEKQMDYVHNATNKAMSSSTAVIGTTFGALSSLLLFYSFIIIFTFLILLYRRLLFKFLLQVSGDENQQIVYDIVENIQKILRQYILGLLLEMFIVSCVACTIFLALGINYAVLLGIIVGLFNIIPYIGIFSALFLSSLITFATGTPQDALWVAISVLGIHIIDSNVLLPMVVGSKVRLNALISFLGIVIGELIWGLSGMFLAIPVIAMLKIVFDRLETLKAWGLLLGADYEPPKITGKRLKKPKTDTSI; encoded by the coding sequence ATGCCTTTAAAAAACTCCGCACATCCATTTTACGAAAAGCTTGCGCTTGTATTGGTTGGTCTTACTGCATTAGGTTACCTCGTTATATTGGGTAAGGATTTTATCGATCCGTTGATCTTTGGCTTCCTGTTTTCGATCCTGCTGTTACCAATAGCCGATTTTTTTGAGAAGAAGATTCGCCTTCCCCGCAGCGCTGCATCTTTTTTAGCCATTATAGCTATGGTCGCTTTTATCGGGGGCATTATTTACCTGGTAGGTTCGCAAATTGCCAGGCTGGCTGATGACTGGCCGATGCTGAAAAAGCAGGTGAGCGGGTCGATAGAGGATATGCAGGGCTGGATACAGGGCACCTTCCATGTCAACATGGAAAAGCAGATGGATTATGTACATAATGCCACCAACAAAGCCATGTCGTCGAGCACGGCGGTTATCGGTACCACTTTTGGCGCACTCTCGTCGTTACTCCTGTTCTATTCTTTTATCATCATTTTTACTTTCCTGATATTGTTGTACAGGCGATTGCTGTTCAAGTTTTTATTGCAGGTATCGGGCGATGAAAACCAGCAGATTGTTTATGATATAGTGGAGAACATACAAAAGATATTAAGGCAATACATACTTGGCCTGCTGTTGGAGATGTTTATCGTATCCTGCGTAGCATGTACCATATTCCTGGCGCTCGGTATCAACTACGCGGTACTGCTGGGCATTATAGTCGGGTTGTTCAATATTATTCCCTATATCGGTATTTTTTCAGCATTATTTCTCAGTTCGCTCATTACATTCGCTACCGGCACGCCGCAGGATGCATTATGGGTGGCGATCAGCGTGCTGGGCATACATATAATCGATTCAAATGTATTGCTGCCGATGGTAGTTGGCTCGAAAGTGAGGTTGAATGCGCTCATCTCGTTTCTCGGGATTGTCATCGGCGAGCTGATATGGGGCTTGTCAGGTATGTTCCTGGCGATACCGGTAATCGCAATGCTAAAAATTGTTTTTGACAGGCTCGAAACCCTTAAAGCGTGGGGGCTGCTGCTGGGTGCAGACTATGAGCCACCGAAAATAACAGGCAAGCGACTGAAAAAGCCAAAGACCGATACTTCTATTTAA
- a CDS encoding MBL fold metallo-hydrolase produces the protein MLTLLFSTAVFGQDGKGSFSIVPLGVKGGIDESNLSAYMFAPAGSNNYVCLDAGTLHAGIQKAVDNKVFNISAEQVLRKYIKGYLISHSHLDHLSGLIINSPDDTAKNIYAFADCIETFKTHYFTRKSWANFADEGETPQLIKYHYKTLVPTAETPIENTDMTVQAFPLSHSNLTSSAFLVRNKDNYVLYLGDTGPDEVEKSHNLEAVWQTIAPLIKAKKLKAIMIEVSFPDEQPDKLLFGHLTPRWLMKEMHKLQTLAGPLSGLNLVVTHVKPPQSSIEKIKKQLAAENNLGLHLIYPQQGKAITL, from the coding sequence ATGTTGACGCTGCTTTTCAGTACAGCGGTTTTTGGCCAGGATGGAAAGGGTTCTTTCAGTATAGTTCCGCTTGGTGTAAAAGGCGGGATAGACGAGAGTAACCTGTCGGCCTACATGTTTGCCCCTGCAGGCAGCAATAATTATGTATGTCTCGATGCCGGGACGTTGCATGCAGGTATTCAAAAAGCCGTTGATAATAAGGTTTTTAATATTTCTGCCGAACAAGTATTAAGGAAATACATCAAAGGCTACCTTATATCGCACTCGCATTTGGACCACCTTTCCGGATTGATCATCAATTCGCCTGATGATACGGCGAAAAATATTTACGCTTTTGCTGATTGTATCGAAACATTCAAAACCCATTATTTTACCCGGAAAAGCTGGGCAAACTTTGCCGATGAAGGTGAAACACCGCAACTAATAAAATATCATTATAAAACACTTGTCCCAACTGCCGAAACACCTATCGAAAACACAGATATGACGGTTCAGGCTTTCCCTTTGAGCCATTCCAATCTTACAAGCTCGGCTTTCCTGGTCAGGAATAAAGACAATTATGTTTTGTACCTGGGCGATACAGGCCCCGACGAAGTCGAAAAAAGCCACAACCTGGAAGCCGTATGGCAAACTATCGCCCCATTGATTAAGGCAAAAAAGCTGAAAGCGATCATGATCGAGGTGTCGTTCCCAGACGAACAGCCTGATAAATTACTATTCGGCCACCTGACACCGCGCTGGCTGATGAAGGAAATGCACAAGCTTCAAACTCTGGCCGGCCCCCTCAGTGGCTTAAATTTGGTGGTAACGCACGTAAAGCCCCCACAAAGCAGCATCGAAAAAATAAAGAAACAACTGGCTGCCGAAAATAACCTGGGCCTGCATCTTATTTATCCCCAGCAAGGCAAGGCGATAACTCTTTGA